Genomic segment of Campylobacter peloridis LMG 23910:
TTAAAACTTTTACAAAAACATCTCCTTGCTCCGTATGGTAAGTGATAGAATAATCAAACTCGCCAGCTTCAACCATCTTATCTTCATGATAAGAATTAGAATCATTTACAGCCTTTTTTAAAATCACATAAGACATACTCGGATAATTTAAAATAATTCTCTTTTTCTTTTTAATGTTTTCAAAGCTTTTAATGGAAGTTTCTTTTTCTTCTTTCTTTTCAAACACAGGAACAATTTCCATTTTTAAAAACTTTTCTTGATCTTTAATATCATTTACAGCAACCCAACCACTTTTATCATCAAACAAATAGTTATAATTAGTATTGTTTTTAATAGAACAAGCACTAAAAAAGATTGCACAAAATGCAAATAAAATTACCTTATGCTTCATTTCTCATCCTTTGTAATATGCTCTTTCCTAAAGACATAGCATTAGCACCTGCAACAGAAGCACCTGATTTCATCATAGAATAAGCACCTTCTGCCATTTTAGAGCCTCCTTTTTGAGCATGCCCAAATAATTTTCCAAGAGTTTTTCCAGCTGCAGAACTTATAGGATTGCTTACCCTTGAAAACACACTTTGCATAGCAGAATCTAAAGCAACGCTTCCTACTTTTTCAGCAAAAACCTTTGCTACAAAAACCATAGCAACTAATAAAACAGAGGAAAAAATCATTGATATTCCTATGAAAAATGAGTCAGCATCTGCATTCATATATTGATCTTGAGAATACCTAGCAAAACGATATATTTCTTTTGCAAAAACTTTAAAAAATAAGCTCATAAAAAGAACTAATAAGGTATTAGAAATAAGCAATGCAAGCCATTGAGTAAAAACATTTTTAGTGCTTTTATATAAAAGACAATAAAACATTAAAGGTGCAGCAATCACTAATATAGTTTGAGTAAAAGCAGTAGCATTTATTACCACTAAAGCAGGTAACACAGCTATACCAAAACCTGTATAAATCATAACTATACTAAATGCAGCAACTATAATGCTAAATCCACTAGCCTTAGCCCATATACTATCAGCTAAATTTCTAACTTCATTAAAAATAATATCAATTTGCTTATACATACTAAGGCTTCCACCAGCCCACTCATGAAAGCCATCCATAGCATTAATGACTAAAGTAAGCCATCCGCCGATATTTAAAGCAAAAGTGATGATCATAGCCTTAGCAGCTAAATCCCACATTACTTCTTTAGTAGGACTTTGAGAACGACCAAATAAGATTTCATAACCCTTATACATAATAGTAATTACAAGGGTAATAGAAAAAAGCACAGCAAGTTGAGTCATTTTTTCACTCAGTGCTGCATTTCTTACTACTTCTAAAATCACATGAGTAGCATTACCAAGCTCTGTAAAGAAATTACCTTGCATGGTAAGCCTTAAAAGAAAATACAAGATTAAACATTATTGTGTTTTAAGAAGTTTAAGAAGACTAAGGTATAATACCCCGAAGGGTTAGCCGTAGGCTGCAACCCTATGGCTAAATTTAACCCTAGAAAGTAGGTGATTAAATTGAGTTATAACAAACTTATAATTGTAATTATACTCCTTTGTATAGTTACAGTCAAGGCTTATTAGCCTTGCCCCTATTTTAGGGGTATAAGTTTACCCTACGGCCTTTCTTAAACTTTCTTTATCTCCTTTCTTTAAAATTTGTTTTTATTTAAATTAATTTGGTTTTAAAATTAAGTTTTTGTAAAACTTGTGTTTTTCCATTTTTAAATTTTTCTACTATTTCATATTCTATTAGTTCTATAAATTTAGAATTTTGTTTTTGTTCTATTTCCTTTATAGCGTTTGCTATCTTTTCCTTATAAGGTGTATCAGGAAGATCATAATGTTTTAGTTGTTTTATTTTTTCTATTTCTTTGTTTTTAATGATTTGTTCCATTTGATTAAAAGCATTGATAAAAGCTATTTTAAATTGTAAAGCTTTTTTACCTGTAAAACCCATAGCTAAAAGCGTGAATGCATCACGAGTTAGATTATAACAACGATCTTTTCTTGTTTTTCCTTTAACCTTACCAAAACCCCTAATTTCAGTATTTCTATAGGTCTCCTCAAAATTGAGGAGACCTTGAGAAGCTCCTATTTCTCGCAATTCATTTAAAATGAGTTTAATATCTGCTAATACATTATCATGTCTTTTCCCAAACACTTTAGCTATATCTAAACTTGTGCAAAAAATTTGCTCATCTTTGTTTTCAAAGATGACATCTATATTGTTAATATTAATAACACTACTCATTTTTCACTCCTATTTAGTCAAATAAAGCATCAGCTTCTTTATCATATTTTTTTCTAAGCTCGCCATAATCCAAAGGCTCTTTCCCCATTGATTCTGCAAACAGCTGTGCTGCTTGATCTTGTCTTATTCTTCTTTGATTTTCATAATGCATATTAGAAATTTCAAGATTAGTTTTAATGATTTCTAGTTTGGTTTTTTCTACATTAATCGCATTGTTAATGTCATTAGTTTCTTTAATATCTTTTGATTCTATAAGTCTTTGGTGTAGTTTCTCTAAAGACTTTGCTACGGTATTAACTTGGATAGAAGCTTGATTATAATGCTCCACTTGAGCTGCATAAGTAATCATATCCATTCTACATATTCTTTTTCGCTCTTCACTCAAATAACTAGCATTGCAACGATCAAAAAGAGTGAATTTTCTAAATGTTTCTTTGCTTTTATCGCTTAAAAAGCCTTGTGGATCTTGCAATACATCATCATAAAAAGATTGTATGTTTTGTCCAGCTTCAGCAAAATCTAAATAAATTTGTTTTGTGTCTCTCATAAAAGACACTGAATCTCTTGCACCTGTTTTAGACATAAGTTCATTTTGATAAGCTTGAATTTGTTGTTGATAGTGTTTAACCGTATCTTGCCATCTTGTAGCTTGTTTAGTCCATTCTGCAATTTCTTTTGCATTTTGGGTTGCCATTTGTGAATTTGCAGTCGCATCAACTACAGGAATACCAGCACTAAAAGCTAAATTTGCAATACATAATGATGAAATTATGGAAAATAAAAATTTATTTTGTTTTTGGATATAATTATTTTTGGGGTTTGCCACAGGGCGGCAACCCTGTGGCTTAATCTTAACTCCAGAAAGGAGATATTTTAAGATGAAGTTCACACGCTTTATCTTAGTAGCAATTATACTACTAAGTTTAATAGTAGTCAAGGCTTTTTGAGTCTTACCCTGTCTTTTGACAGGGCTATTTAAGATAAAGCACCCCTGTGGCTTTTTGGTTTGATTTTTACTTAAACTTAATCTCATTGTTCTTCCTTATAAAATGTTTTAAGTTCATTGATTTTTTCTTCCAAAGTTTTGTTTTTTTGATTAAAGATATTTTCTATTTTTTCTATATAGCTTGTGCCTGTAGATAAAATTTTTAGGTTTTCTTTGCCTAAAGATGAAAGATCCAAAGAACAAACAACTGCTTCATCTTGTCTTTTAACAAGGAATTGTCGTTTATGTGGGGCAAAGTTTTTAACTATTAAAAATTCATCTTTACTAAGACCTAGTCTTAAATACTCATCTTCTTTTGCTAAAGGGTTTGGTAAAAATATTTTTGTAGCAGATTGCTCAACTAAAGTATTTGCTATCTTTAGTTTTAAAAAGTCCTCTATACTTTGTGTAGCAAGTCTTAAAAAGCCATTTTGTTTTCTTATGGTTTTAAACTTGTTTTTTACTTCTTCTGCCACAATATCATTTTCTAACCACTTCCAAGCTTCATCAATATCTATACAAAGTCTTCTTCCATCTGCTAAATTCATAACACGCCAAAGAATAAAATAAGAGATTAATGCTGAAACATCTTTTTCATCTAAAAATTCAGTTCCATCAATACCAAATAAATTAATATCATCAGGAAAATCTAGGTTGTCATATTCATTATCAAACACCCAGCCAAATTGTTTTCCTTTTTGGAATAAAGACAATCTACTTTTTAAAGAGTTATTGTCATTAAAATCATCTGTAATATTTTCAAGAAGTAAAGAAATAGGATATTTTCTTTCAGAAATTTCAAATTGAAACATTAGAGTATTTACAGCTTCATTGATTTGTTTTTCTTCTTTTGTATTAAGAATTTCGCCATTGCGTGTTACACATAGTTTTATTAGTTGTTTTAAAAATCTTAAATTTTCTTCATTAGTTTCAACCATAAAAGGATTAAACCCAGTAGGCTTACCATTTTTAATAGAAATATATCTACCGCCAGCACAAAGAATATTGCCTAAAGCACCTTTATCTTTATCTAAAAATACAGCTGTAAATTTCTTTTTATCTTCAGGTATGTTTGCAGGGAAACTATCTTTATTAGCATACTTTATCATTTGATTAATGATAAAATTCATAAACACGGTTTTACCACCACCACTTTGACCTAAAATCAAAGTATTAGCTAAATTCAAATCACCAAATTCATCTTTGTTTTTTCCATCGCTTTTGTGGAAATTTAAAAAATATGGTTGTTTGTTTGGTGTTTTTAAAATAGTTACAGCATCACCCCAGCAATTTTTTTCTTTTTTACCCATTAAGAAATTATGTAATGCAACTAAAGATGAAAAATTTAAAGATGAAATCATATGAACTCTTGGGCGTATTGCAAAATTACTTGGAAATTGTGAAAAATAAGAAGCAGGTAGTGCAATATTTGCTAATGTTGAAGTAAAGCCTAAACTATTTAATGAAGTTATTACTTTATTAGTATTTTTCTTGCATTCATCAATGCTATCACCAAAAACACAAATACTAAAATGATAATTTCCAAAACTTATAACATTACTAATTAAATCATCTAATGCTAAATTTAATTGCTCTATCTGACTTACGCCATCATCTTCACTTGAAATTAGTTGATTAATTTGTTTGTTTAATGCTGATTTTGAATCATATTTTGATAAAGGAACAAAAGTTTGAGTGATAGTATAATCTACATCAAGGTACATTAAAGAATCTAAAATACCTGAAAAAGTTTCATTAGAATAATCTTTAATTTCAATAATTCTAGCAAATCTTTTTGTATCATCATTGTAGTTTAGCTGAATCATATCGTGGTTAAATTGAATATTTTTTAAAGTTCCTGTTAGATATTGATATATCGGAGTATCACAAACTACAACAGGATTAAATTTTCCACCTATTAAATAATTATAAAATTCTAATTGCTCGGAATATTTAATATTATTCTTTTTATATACACTTAATATTTTTGGTTTAAAATCTTTAATGTTAGCTTCAAGTTTTCCTAAGTATTCTTGGAATTTAAGAACAAAATTTGAAATTTCTTTTGCTTTTGATTTGTAATTTAATTTATTGAAAGTCTTTAGATCAATATTAGATTTTAAAGGCTTATAGACCAAAGTTAAATAAAGCGAATTTTGCTGAAAACTTTTTTTATCAAAACTCTTATGGTATTTCTCATCAATTTCCTTTAAAAAAGAATTTTCAAAATGAGAATCTAAAAATTCATGTAATTTAAATCTTACATTATGAAAATAAAAAGCAATAGGTTCATTAGAAAATGACATTATCATCATATTTAAAAGATTTTTTTTAAAAATTAAATTCTCATCTGACTCACACTCAAATTCTATACCCTCAATAAAAAATGTGCTAATTAGCATATGTTCTTTTGTAATAACAATACTATCTGTAAGTAAAGAGCTATAAGGAATTAATTTCTCTAAACTTGGTTCAGCATGAAGTGGAAATATAGATAATTTTGGAAAATCATTATTAGTTGGCAATCGTTTATAGCTTACGCTATTAAAAGTTTTTGCTTTATGGTATTTTCTACTCAAAAAATTACTAATAAATTTAGTTTTTAAAAAAAACAATCTAAACATTTGCTCATCTTTCTTAGTCATTGCTTTCATAATAAAATAAGAAATAACTCCAAAAATTAAAAGAAAAAATTGTTGTGTATAAACAGCTATTAAGATAAATCCTAAAATGTTTATTATAAAAGGCACTAAAGGCACTCCAAAAAGGAGTGCAGGGCGTGTTAATCCTTTAAAGAGCGGATCAAAATAGTTATTCATAAACTTTTAACCCACCAAAAGAGCAGCCAAAGAAGAAGCAGAACCTATAACAACACCGCCAATTACCACTGGTAAAACTTCAGTCCATTGCTGTTTTAATATTGCCATTCTATAACCTGCAATACAAAAAGCTATTGTAATAGCAATAATAGAAACACCAAACAAAGCTGACTCTATATCTTGTGCCAAAGTATTGACTTTATCAATACCGCCTACAGCAAAAGCTAAATTTACAGCTAATGCTATTAATAGTATTTTTTTAAACATTTAAAGGAGTCCTTTCATTAAAAAATAACGAACGATAAATTTAGCTCTTATATTAAATATAAAGGTATTATTTAATTTTAATTTTTTATTAAAATTAAATGTGTAATAAACATTTTTTTGATTTTGGATTAAAAAGGAGTAAATTTGGCAACTAAAAAATCAGATTTGTATAAAAAAATTATAAAGGTAAGAAGTAAAATTAAACAAAACTTAAAACCTAAATCTCGATTATATTTGAATCTAAAATTTCAGAGAAGAATATATGAGTAAAAAATATCCTTATTTTCTTTCAAACAAAATTTATTTTCATCCTATGATCTTATGGACTAACATTAAATGTAAAAATTGCAATGAAAATAAATATATTGAATATACAGAAGATGAAGCATATAAAAAAGTTATCTGTCCAAAATGCAAAATGATGATTGAAGTAGAGAAAGGAAAAAGCAACAAATGAAAGAATTAGATTATTATAACTTTCTAGAAGAAGCAGATTGTCTGATGAAAAAATATAAAGAAGAACAAAAAGAACTTACAGAAGAAGTATTTTTAAATTTCTTAAAAGAAATGATAAAAAAATACAATATTACAAAAATATACGAATGTTTTAAAAATAAAAATAATTTTCTCATTACAACAAAGAATAAACAATGCTACACAATAATTGTCTTTAAAAAAGATGAAGATAAAAAAATAATTTTTTCAGGATATAGTCTTCAAACAAAAAAAGAAGGACAAGAATATTTTGAAGAAAATTTCAAAGAATATGAGAAAGTTGATTTTTTATGAAAAACATAAAAAGAGTAACTATGCTAAAAAAAGAGTTTGATGAAAAAATCAAAAGTCTAGGACTTACAAGACAAGATTTTTGCAATATAACCGGTTTAGCTTATAGTAGTGTGAGTAATTGGAATGATAATAATAAGCCCATTCCTATTTGGGTAGATAGTTGGATTGAAAATTATAAATATAAAAAATTCTATGAAATCACTAAAGAATTCTTTAGAGATGATTTTATAAAAGAATTTTGCAAAGCAAAGGAAAATAAATGAAATTGAGTGAATTTGATTTTAGGATTTGGGATAAAGATGAAAAATGTTTTTTAGATCCTTATACAAAAAGCAGAGCGATTATAAAAAATTTACCTAATGAAAAATTAGAAAGATTTGAGTTAGAACTTTTTGTAGGAATAAAAGATAAAAATGGACAAAAGATTTTTGAAGAAGATATTCTTTTATATAAAAAAAATAAGAAAAAATATATTTTTAAAGTATTTGATGGTTTAACTTATTGCAAAGAATTTTCATTTTTAAAATATAGCTTTGATGAAGAAAGTCAAACAATTATACAAACTTCTTATTCTCAAATAGAATTATCGCATAAATTAAATTGTGATTGTAAATTTTATAATAAAGCAAATGAAAAATATTTAGAAGTCATCGGCAATACTCACGAGAATGAGGAATTATTAAAAGATAAGGAATTGCTAAATTACTAAAAAGCCAAAAGAATAATTTAAATTTATGTAAAAAGGAAAAAAATGGTTGAAAAATTTAAAGCAATGAGTAAAGAAGAGTATTATGAAAAATACATAGTTGGAATTAGATTTTTATTTGGATATGAACAAGAAAATGATTATAAGACAATAAGTCTTAGGGTTTATTTGCCAAAATTTCGAGAATATGAAAATATTGTTATTTTTGAAGCAATAGAATTGTTTAAAAAAACTCAATTATTTGAAGAATTAACAAAACAAACCATTAAAATTGATTTTGAAAAGCAAGAATTTATAATATCTAAATTTTTCAAAGAAAATAATATAGAAATAATTCCTTATTTTTCACAAGGAATAGAAACGGAAAAAAAATTAAGCAAAGATGAATTTTTTGAATTTTTAAAACAAAATGAAGTTAAAGAATTAAACTATTTATGCTTTTTGTTTTTCAGCTCTTTTTGTGAAGAAGAATATGAATATTTTTGTAATATCAAAAATTAAGTTTTTAAAACAGAAAAATTAAAAAATAAGAAAAAGGGAAAAATGAAAAATATAGATAAAGATAAAATATTAGAATGTATTAAAGAAACTATGAAAGAAGATTATGAAAAAGTTTTGTGGATAATCAAAGATACTTTAAAAAATAAAAAAGGGTTTTTTGGGCTTGTATTTGAATATGAAAAAGAAATAAAAGCTGATAATGTTTTATCAGTAATTATGTTTGAAAAAACAGAAAACGAGATTAGCGTAAATTTAGCTTTTAAGAAAATCAAAGAAAATAAAAATCTTTTAAAATTAAAACCAAACGAAAAAAATAAAGCAGAAAAAATTTTAATTGCTTTATATAAAGAAAATAAAAAAGTTTTATTATCAAATTTATTTATATTGGATAAGGTAATGA
This window contains:
- a CDS encoding conjugal transfer protein TrbL/VirB6, coding for MQGNFFTELGNATHVILEVVRNAALSEKMTQLAVLFSITLVITIMYKGYEILFGRSQSPTKEVMWDLAAKAMIITFALNIGGWLTLVINAMDGFHEWAGGSLSMYKQIDIIFNEVRNLADSIWAKASGFSIIVAAFSIVMIYTGFGIAVLPALVVINATAFTQTILVIAAPLMFYCLLYKSTKNVFTQWLALLISNTLLVLFMSLFFKVFAKEIYRFARYSQDQYMNADADSFFIGISMIFSSVLLVAMVFVAKVFAEKVGSVALDSAMQSVFSRVSNPISSAAGKTLGKLFGHAQKGGSKMAEGAYSMMKSGASVAGANAMSLGKSILQRMRNEA
- a CDS encoding Rha family transcriptional regulator → MSSVININNIDVIFENKDEQIFCTSLDIAKVFGKRHDNVLADIKLILNELREIGASQGLLNFEETYRNTEIRGFGKVKGKTRKDRCYNLTRDAFTLLAMGFTGKKALQFKIAFINAFNQMEQIIKNKEIEKIKQLKHYDLPDTPYKEKIANAIKEIEQKQNSKFIELIEYEIVEKFKNGKTQVLQKLNFKTKLI
- a CDS encoding type IV secretion system protein; this translates as MRLSLSKNQTKKPQGCFILNSPVKRQGKTQKALTTIKLSSIIATKIKRVNFILKYLLSGVKIKPQGCRPVANPKNNYIQKQNKFLFSIISSLCIANLAFSAGIPVVDATANSQMATQNAKEIAEWTKQATRWQDTVKHYQQQIQAYQNELMSKTGARDSVSFMRDTKQIYLDFAEAGQNIQSFYDDVLQDPQGFLSDKSKETFRKFTLFDRCNASYLSEERKRICRMDMITYAAQVEHYNQASIQVNTVAKSLEKLHQRLIESKDIKETNDINNAINVEKTKLEIIKTNLEISNMHYENQRRIRQDQAAQLFAESMGKEPLDYGELRKKYDKEADALFD
- a CDS encoding VirB4 family type IV secretion/conjugal transfer ATPase, translating into MNNYFDPLFKGLTRPALLFGVPLVPFIINILGFILIAVYTQQFFLLIFGVISYFIMKAMTKKDEQMFRLFFLKTKFISNFLSRKYHKAKTFNSVSYKRLPTNNDFPKLSIFPLHAEPSLEKLIPYSSLLTDSIVITKEHMLISTFFIEGIEFECESDENLIFKKNLLNMMIMSFSNEPIAFYFHNVRFKLHEFLDSHFENSFLKEIDEKYHKSFDKKSFQQNSLYLTLVYKPLKSNIDLKTFNKLNYKSKAKEISNFVLKFQEYLGKLEANIKDFKPKILSVYKKNNIKYSEQLEFYNYLIGGKFNPVVVCDTPIYQYLTGTLKNIQFNHDMIQLNYNDDTKRFARIIEIKDYSNETFSGILDSLMYLDVDYTITQTFVPLSKYDSKSALNKQINQLISSEDDGVSQIEQLNLALDDLISNVISFGNYHFSICVFGDSIDECKKNTNKVITSLNSLGFTSTLANIALPASYFSQFPSNFAIRPRVHMISSLNFSSLVALHNFLMGKKEKNCWGDAVTILKTPNKQPYFLNFHKSDGKNKDEFGDLNLANTLILGQSGGGKTVFMNFIINQMIKYANKDSFPANIPEDKKKFTAVFLDKDKGALGNILCAGGRYISIKNGKPTGFNPFMVETNEENLRFLKQLIKLCVTRNGEILNTKEEKQINEAVNTLMFQFEISERKYPISLLLENITDDFNDNNSLKSRLSLFQKGKQFGWVFDNEYDNLDFPDDINLFGIDGTEFLDEKDVSALISYFILWRVMNLADGRRLCIDIDEAWKWLENDIVAEEVKNKFKTIRKQNGFLRLATQSIEDFLKLKIANTLVEQSATKIFLPNPLAKEDEYLRLGLSKDEFLIVKNFAPHKRQFLVKRQDEAVVCSLDLSSLGKENLKILSTGTSYIEKIENIFNQKNKTLEEKINELKTFYKEEQ
- a CDS encoding attachment mediating protein TraC/VirB2 produces the protein MFKKILLIALAVNLAFAVGGIDKVNTLAQDIESALFGVSIIAITIAFCIAGYRMAILKQQWTEVLPVVIGGVVIGSASSLAALLVG
- a CDS encoding YopX family protein, producing MKLSEFDFRIWDKDEKCFLDPYTKSRAIIKNLPNEKLERFELELFVGIKDKNGQKIFEEDILLYKKNKKKYIFKVFDGLTYCKEFSFLKYSFDEESQTIIQTSYSQIELSHKLNCDCKFYNKANEKYLEVIGNTHENEELLKDKELLNY